In one Angustibacter luteus genomic region, the following are encoded:
- a CDS encoding zinc-dependent alcohol dehydrogenase, whose translation MRAFVLTGPREFEVQEVETPTAAPGQVVVDVERVGVCGTDVEFFTGEMQYLTEGHARFPMRLGHEWSGTVASVGAGVDESWVGHRVTGDTMLGCGVCRRCRGGHQHVCQDRFEVGIRGGYAGALAEQVAVPATSLHALPEGLDPVAGALVEPGGNALRCVLGAQLEPGERLLVLGPGTIGLLVALFARARGAEVHLMGRSAGSLEFARSLGFEGVWTDDTLPDLPFDAVVDASNAPSLPARAIELVEPAGRVVYVGLAGSPSLVDTRALALADVTAVGVLSASPGLAGTIEHYACGAVDPRPLVSATVGLDGVGAVLAGVRPTGAGPGPKVHVDPRRWPPSLLPQGH comes from the coding sequence ATGCGCGCGTTCGTCCTGACGGGGCCGCGCGAGTTCGAGGTGCAGGAGGTCGAGACGCCGACCGCCGCGCCGGGGCAGGTCGTGGTCGACGTCGAGCGGGTCGGGGTGTGCGGCACCGACGTCGAGTTCTTCACCGGCGAGATGCAGTACCTCACCGAGGGGCACGCACGCTTCCCGATGCGGCTGGGCCACGAGTGGTCGGGGACCGTGGCCAGTGTCGGTGCCGGGGTCGACGAGAGCTGGGTCGGACACCGGGTGACCGGCGACACGATGCTGGGCTGCGGGGTGTGCCGCCGGTGCCGCGGCGGTCACCAGCACGTCTGCCAGGACCGGTTCGAGGTGGGCATCCGCGGTGGCTACGCCGGGGCGCTCGCCGAGCAGGTCGCCGTCCCGGCCACGTCCCTGCACGCGCTGCCGGAGGGCCTGGACCCCGTGGCCGGTGCGCTGGTGGAGCCGGGCGGGAACGCGTTGCGCTGCGTGCTCGGTGCGCAGCTGGAGCCGGGGGAGCGGCTGCTGGTGCTCGGTCCCGGCACGATCGGCCTGCTGGTCGCCCTGTTCGCCCGGGCCCGCGGCGCCGAGGTGCACCTGATGGGCCGTTCGGCCGGCTCACTGGAGTTCGCCCGGAGTCTCGGGTTCGAGGGCGTGTGGACGGACGACACCCTGCCCGACCTGCCGTTCGACGCCGTCGTGGACGCCTCCAACGCACCGTCCCTGCCGGCCAGGGCGATCGAGCTCGTCGAACCCGCGGGTCGCGTCGTCTACGTCGGCCTGGCCGGCAGTCCCAGCCTGGTCGACACCCGGGCGCTGGCGCTGGCCGACGTCACCGCGGTCGGCGTGCTCAGCGCCTCACCCGGCCTGGCCGGCACCATCGAGCACTACGCCTGCGGTGCCGTCGACCCCCGCCCGCTCGTCTCGGCCACCGTCGGGCTCGACGGGGTGGGTGCCGTCCTCGCCGGGGTGCGCCCGACCGGCGCCGGCCCCGGACCCAAGGTCCACGTCGACCCCCGGCGCTGGCCACCATCCCTTCTGCCGCAAGGACACTGA
- a CDS encoding SDR family oxidoreductase — protein sequence MKPFENVVAVVTGGASGIGAATTTLLLAQGARVAVLDRSVETVPDGSWGVVCDITDTGQVDAAIAAVVERFGQIDVLVNNAGIGAAGDVAANDDDEWHRVLDVNVVGLARVSRAALPHLRASSSAAIVNTCSVVAAIGVPNRALYAASKGAVAALTLAMAADHVREGIRVNAVVPGTADTPWVERLLQAADDPEATGRGLRARQPMGRLVSADEVAHAIVYLASPAAASTTGTLLAVDGGMTGVQVQ from the coding sequence ATGAAACCGTTCGAGAACGTCGTCGCCGTGGTGACCGGTGGGGCCAGCGGTATCGGTGCCGCGACCACCACGCTGCTGCTCGCGCAGGGTGCCCGGGTGGCGGTGCTGGACCGGTCCGTCGAGACCGTCCCGGACGGCTCCTGGGGGGTGGTCTGCGACATCACCGACACGGGCCAGGTCGACGCCGCGATCGCAGCCGTGGTGGAGCGGTTCGGCCAGATCGACGTCCTGGTCAACAACGCCGGGATCGGCGCGGCGGGTGACGTCGCGGCCAACGACGACGACGAGTGGCACCGGGTGCTCGACGTGAACGTGGTCGGACTGGCCCGGGTGAGCCGAGCCGCCCTGCCGCACCTGCGCGCGTCGTCCAGCGCCGCGATCGTCAACACCTGCTCAGTGGTCGCAGCCATTGGCGTGCCGAACCGGGCGCTGTACGCGGCCAGCAAGGGCGCCGTCGCGGCCCTGACCCTGGCCATGGCCGCCGACCACGTGCGCGAGGGCATCCGGGTCAACGCCGTCGTCCCCGGCACCGCGGACACCCCCTGGGTCGAGCGGCTCCTCCAGGCGGCCGACGACCCGGAGGCCACCGGACGGGGGCTGCGGGCGCGCCAGCCGATGGGCCGGCTGGTGAGCGCGGACGAGGTCGCGCACGCCATCGTCTACCTCGCCTCCCCGGCGGCGGCCTCGACGACCGGGACCCTCCTGGCCGTCGACGGCGGCATGACCGGGGTGCAGGTGCAATGA
- a CDS encoding SMP-30/gluconolactonase/LRE family protein, with amino-acid sequence MTSAEQVTDVCTAHGEGAVWSDSWSGLRFVDMLAGAVLSLADDGSVTRQHVGAVAACVRPRAGGGMVVATERGFALYDAQDRLEWSADLWDDAGVRMNEGSCDPDGRFWCGSMAYDERVGGGTLYRLAADRGTTVVRGGQSIPNGLGFSPDGTLGYHADSGLREVTRYDYDPVGGLVDGRTFVKLPEGQGTPDGLTVDAGGRVWIAVWGGGQVRCYSPDGVLEEVVDVPARQTTSCTFGGPKLHDLYVTTSRKGLGAAAEPAAGALFVVPGLSVGQPVLPFHG; translated from the coding sequence ATGACCAGTGCCGAGCAGGTCACGGACGTCTGCACCGCGCACGGCGAGGGCGCCGTCTGGTCGGACAGCTGGTCTGGGCTGCGCTTCGTCGACATGCTGGCCGGCGCCGTGCTGTCCCTGGCCGACGACGGTTCGGTGACCCGGCAGCACGTCGGTGCGGTCGCCGCCTGCGTCCGACCGCGTGCGGGCGGCGGGATGGTCGTGGCCACCGAGCGCGGCTTCGCGCTGTACGACGCGCAGGACCGTCTCGAGTGGTCGGCGGACCTCTGGGACGACGCCGGCGTCCGGATGAACGAGGGCTCCTGCGACCCGGACGGCCGCTTCTGGTGCGGGTCGATGGCCTACGACGAGCGGGTCGGCGGGGGCACGCTCTACCGGTTGGCGGCCGATCGCGGCACGACCGTCGTCCGCGGCGGCCAGAGCATCCCGAACGGTCTCGGGTTCAGCCCCGACGGCACGCTGGGCTACCACGCCGACTCGGGCCTGCGGGAGGTCACCCGCTACGACTACGACCCGGTCGGCGGGCTGGTCGACGGACGCACGTTCGTGAAGCTGCCCGAGGGGCAGGGCACCCCGGACGGACTGACCGTGGACGCCGGGGGTCGGGTCTGGATCGCCGTGTGGGGTGGCGGCCAGGTGCGCTGCTACTCGCCCGACGGTGTGCTGGAGGAGGTGGTCGACGTCCCGGCCCGGCAGACGACGTCCTGCACCTTCGGCGGCCCGAAGCTGCACGACCTGTACGTCACGACGTCCCGCAAGGGACTGGGGGCCGCGGCCGAACCGGCCGCCGGTGCCCTCTTCGTGGTGCCCGGACTCTCGGTGGGCCAACCGGTCCTGCCCTTCCACGGCTAG
- a CDS encoding SDR family NAD(P)-dependent oxidoreductase, whose product MDRTALVTGGASGLGAASAERLRQDGLSVLTLDLSADADLQADVSDPAAVAAAVADAVGRLGRLDVLVNSAGVVGPNKPLWEVEDDEWARTFSVNVLGTFHLCRAVVPGMVEQGWGRIVNLASIAGKEGNPNLSAYSASKAAVIGLTKSLGKELATTGVLVNAIAPAVIETPMNATNTPEVLAYMTSLVPMRRMGRAEEVAELVGWLASDRVTFSTGAVYDISGGRATY is encoded by the coding sequence ATGGACCGCACGGCACTGGTGACCGGTGGGGCCAGCGGGCTCGGCGCCGCGAGCGCTGAGCGGCTGCGACAGGACGGGCTGAGCGTGCTGACCCTGGACCTGAGCGCCGACGCGGACCTGCAGGCCGACGTCAGCGACCCGGCCGCCGTCGCCGCCGCCGTGGCCGACGCGGTGGGACGCCTCGGCCGGCTCGACGTCCTGGTCAACAGCGCCGGAGTGGTGGGCCCCAACAAACCGTTGTGGGAGGTCGAGGACGACGAGTGGGCGCGGACGTTCTCGGTCAACGTGCTCGGCACCTTCCACCTGTGCCGGGCCGTCGTGCCGGGAATGGTGGAGCAGGGGTGGGGTCGCATCGTGAACCTCGCGAGCATCGCGGGCAAGGAGGGCAACCCGAACCTGTCCGCCTACTCGGCGTCCAAGGCGGCGGTCATCGGGCTCACCAAGTCCCTCGGCAAGGAGCTCGCCACCACGGGCGTGCTGGTCAACGCGATCGCCCCGGCCGTGATCGAGACGCCGATGAACGCCACCAACACCCCGGAGGTGCTGGCGTACATGACCAGCCTGGTCCCGATGCGGCGCATGGGTCGGGCCGAGGAGGTGGCCGAGCTGGTCGGCTGGCTGGCCTCGGACCGCGTCACCTTCTCGACCGGCGCGGTGTACGACATCAGCGGTGGTCGCGCGACGTACTGA
- a CDS encoding toxin TcdB middle/N-terminal domain-containing protein yields the protein MTDNTTSEQAVSPPAGSGNAPGFGESFGLNLNTGQASYTVPIPVPKGVAGQAVKLDLVYNQNAGNGPFGLGWALPVRTVERRLDFGVPDDGTDPSNPDALVARYLADGQEIVEVTPGQWLARKESAFDRFERTGAGWTIHQRDGGTVELGLTADARVADPAHPDRVFQWLPERVVDASGNAVSYAWDVETGTPYLRAVSWAVYTVRLAYTDRPDVLRNGRAGWLRLTSRRCASITLEVQDGGPRAVRRWDLTYRQAPFSQVSLLSEVRLTGLGPATDGSGDVVRLPQRLGYAVPDPASWHARFTGSDPLGPPPPLTDPDALLTPLDAGPLPGVLAGRGADLWFWPQDAAGDFTTPRRLASVPIGLTGVRDSRLRVADVDGDGAVDLLVGVGAALPRGYATGGGPGGWQSYVAYPRASTTPDLGSTTRFADLDGDGRVDALGQLGRTIMWWRNRGRDGWSPPVPVTLTALADDDPLAGLVDPPDLNDPAVQLADLTGDGLADLVRVRSGQVTYWPNLGHGRFAAPVLMTGSPRVRTDDGTQLLLADIDGDGCADLVLVGPAGVQIVPNLSGTGWGTPVVDPLVPQPIPGTVASVPGSSGRGDALLWCSPRGSTTGYVRYDPTVGSGYLLATTDNGAGLSARLEYDTAAAQAERDRLAGDAWPDEVPFPVAVVTATTVTDAVSEQSSRTEFRYHDGWFDERERSFEGFARVDRDELGDATRPTSRVVHHFVVGADRLPGNGPEHALLNRLLSRVEHLELDGSPDQDRPVLVEESDYSVQPLPGPLNGPTRAWVRVERTARHWFERTDDERVEERTLSYSAAGDVIAEQLRHSGIRSGALVPEVVVQTTMTHAVHPTGEVLGKPAAIVRRDGAGALIGEVRRFYDGPDYLGLAAGTVGRGLLARELRWAMTVDDARDRYGDALDPDHTDVGALGYLVLPDADGHEALFALAVEQAHDGAGRLVGERRTPGQTTTYTFDATGTHRATSTTPQGVTTVLTDLATGQPLQVTDPDGTQVSMRYDAQGRLTSVVLPGDTAALPSRTYAYTDAVPGVVAIRRRLRHGQPETGDSAIVFDGLGREQERREVLTAGRVIVSGHVVRTPFGDVAAEYDPTTGTDLAYSPVTPADLAGRTSRRFRYDSQGRPVETLDHDGATSSTRYTPFEIASTDALGVVRLDRMDAAHRRVAVVEDGPDGPVTTTYTPDATGHLAVHSDDHDVVARYAYDGLGNRVEVAHRDAGTWVTLHDARGRAVQVVDPAGTVMGADYDGLGRIVSFAVDGDVRETYTYDHVASHGLGRLRTAAYPGGSQTFGYDAQGRIATRSYAVDGHAAPYLLTFERDALGQLTRLVQPDGSDVVYQRYDNGLVRSVPGVLTAIDYEPRRLATSVAYANGAVRTTTYSPGTGRVATQRTEGPGGTVLEDATYGYDALGQCTTLDESTPGATGQVTYAYDTLRQLVAVTDARPGGVDAAFGYQARTLLDQGEDGAVLTADDADHPTRPDTLALGAGAPSDLTYDVAGRLAALPGRALRWDAKGQLVGVDKPGTRIDYGYDHRGARVRKTVTAGAVVTDTVFLGPYAEVRDGVLVRYVVLQGLRVAVDHGGTRHWIHTDPRASATFFTDAAGTRIARIDYRAFGNSAKAAGQAPLQVFAFQEWDADAELYYAQRRWYCATLGRFVSPDGYYLHRPEKGVDDPRRLDLYTYCANDPVNNVDPDGASFWTVLGGIVGVIIGIAVAVLTIAAFASGIGFGLLAIGLIIGLTIAGYAGASAAKGTAFGDFMKGMLIGFNAGLNAVFATALFGPFVGVALGVIGFLSVFDGIRQNGAYQVILGWSSWLMPTTWLVNGLGLAFFAVNLILAGVTGNQVAGLAITSISFDAATCSFVMKGGALSDANPINTAYDMGHFVFVDSKNTSPDGDVPHETGHGLSLGAFGSAVHLIGFVDEMILGNGGSAWTEQMADSHAGIGTDDTWT from the coding sequence ATGACCGACAACACCACGTCCGAGCAGGCGGTCAGCCCGCCGGCCGGGAGCGGGAACGCGCCCGGCTTCGGCGAGTCGTTCGGCCTCAACCTGAACACCGGCCAGGCGTCGTACACGGTGCCGATCCCGGTGCCCAAAGGTGTTGCGGGCCAGGCGGTCAAGCTCGACCTGGTCTACAACCAGAACGCGGGCAACGGTCCGTTCGGCCTGGGCTGGGCCCTCCCGGTGCGCACCGTCGAGCGGCGACTCGACTTCGGCGTCCCGGACGACGGCACCGACCCGAGCAACCCGGACGCCCTGGTCGCGCGGTACCTCGCCGACGGGCAGGAGATCGTCGAGGTCACCCCCGGCCAGTGGTTGGCGCGCAAGGAGTCCGCGTTCGACCGGTTCGAACGGACCGGCGCCGGCTGGACGATCCACCAGCGCGACGGCGGCACCGTCGAGCTCGGCCTGACCGCGGACGCCCGGGTGGCCGACCCCGCACACCCCGACCGGGTGTTCCAGTGGCTGCCCGAGCGAGTCGTCGACGCCAGCGGCAACGCGGTGTCCTACGCCTGGGACGTCGAGACCGGCACGCCGTACCTGCGCGCCGTGAGCTGGGCCGTCTACACCGTGCGGCTGGCGTACACGGACCGCCCCGACGTGCTGCGCAACGGCCGCGCGGGCTGGCTGCGGCTGACTAGCCGCCGCTGCGCCAGCATCACGCTCGAGGTCCAGGACGGCGGGCCGCGGGCCGTGCGGCGCTGGGACCTGACGTACCGGCAGGCACCGTTCTCGCAGGTCTCCCTGCTGAGCGAGGTCCGGCTCACCGGTCTCGGGCCGGCGACGGACGGCAGCGGGGACGTCGTCCGGCTGCCGCAGCGGCTCGGCTACGCGGTGCCGGACCCGGCGTCCTGGCATGCCCGGTTCACCGGCTCCGACCCGCTCGGCCCGCCACCGCCGCTCACCGACCCCGACGCGCTGCTCACCCCGCTGGACGCGGGGCCGCTGCCGGGCGTGCTGGCCGGCCGCGGCGCGGACCTGTGGTTCTGGCCGCAGGACGCCGCCGGTGACTTCACGACACCCCGCCGACTGGCCTCCGTGCCGATCGGCCTCACCGGCGTGCGGGACAGCCGGCTGCGGGTGGCCGACGTGGACGGCGACGGCGCCGTCGACCTGCTGGTCGGGGTGGGCGCCGCGCTCCCCCGCGGCTACGCCACCGGCGGTGGCCCGGGCGGGTGGCAGAGCTACGTCGCCTACCCCCGAGCCTCGACGACCCCGGACCTGGGTTCGACCACCCGGTTCGCGGACCTGGACGGCGACGGCCGGGTTGACGCCCTGGGCCAGCTGGGCCGGACGATCATGTGGTGGCGCAACCGGGGCCGCGACGGGTGGAGCCCGCCCGTGCCCGTGACGCTGACCGCCCTGGCGGACGACGACCCGCTGGCCGGGCTGGTCGACCCTCCCGACCTAAACGACCCGGCGGTCCAGCTCGCCGACCTGACCGGCGACGGCCTGGCCGACCTGGTGCGGGTCCGCTCGGGGCAGGTCACCTACTGGCCCAACCTCGGCCACGGCCGCTTCGCCGCACCCGTGCTGATGACCGGTAGCCCGCGGGTGCGCACGGACGACGGCACCCAGCTGCTGCTGGCTGACATCGACGGGGACGGCTGCGCCGACCTCGTCCTGGTCGGTCCGGCGGGCGTGCAGATCGTGCCCAACCTGTCCGGCACGGGCTGGGGTACCCCTGTCGTGGATCCCCTGGTCCCGCAGCCGATCCCCGGTACCGTCGCCTCGGTCCCGGGCAGCAGCGGCCGCGGCGACGCCCTGCTGTGGTGCTCGCCGCGTGGGTCCACGACCGGGTACGTGCGCTACGACCCGACCGTCGGCTCCGGCTACCTGCTGGCCACGACCGACAACGGCGCCGGCCTCAGCGCGCGGCTCGAGTACGACACCGCTGCGGCGCAGGCCGAGCGCGACCGGCTGGCCGGGGACGCCTGGCCGGACGAGGTCCCGTTCCCGGTTGCCGTGGTGACCGCGACGACCGTCACCGACGCGGTGTCGGAGCAGAGCAGCCGGACCGAGTTCCGGTACCACGACGGCTGGTTCGACGAGCGTGAGCGCAGCTTCGAGGGCTTCGCGCGGGTGGACCGCGACGAGCTCGGCGACGCGACCCGGCCCACGTCGCGGGTCGTGCACCACTTCGTGGTCGGCGCGGACCGGTTGCCCGGCAACGGTCCCGAGCACGCCCTGCTCAACCGGCTGCTGTCCCGGGTCGAGCACCTCGAGCTGGACGGCTCGCCCGACCAGGACCGGCCGGTGCTGGTCGAGGAGTCCGACTACTCCGTCCAGCCGCTGCCCGGCCCGCTGAACGGCCCGACCCGTGCCTGGGTTCGGGTCGAGCGCACGGCCCGGCACTGGTTCGAGCGCACCGACGACGAGCGCGTCGAGGAGCGCACCCTGTCGTACTCCGCCGCCGGCGACGTCATCGCCGAGCAGCTGCGGCACAGCGGGATCCGCAGCGGGGCACTCGTGCCGGAGGTGGTCGTCCAGACCACGATGACGCACGCGGTGCACCCGACGGGAGAGGTGCTGGGCAAGCCGGCCGCCATCGTGCGGCGCGACGGCGCGGGCGCGCTGATCGGTGAGGTGCGCCGGTTCTACGACGGCCCGGACTACCTGGGGCTGGCCGCCGGGACGGTCGGCCGCGGTCTCCTGGCCCGCGAGCTGCGCTGGGCCATGACGGTCGACGACGCCCGCGACCGCTACGGCGACGCGCTCGACCCGGACCACACGGACGTCGGCGCCCTCGGCTACCTGGTGCTGCCCGACGCCGACGGCCACGAAGCGCTGTTCGCGCTCGCGGTGGAGCAGGCCCACGACGGCGCCGGCCGACTGGTCGGTGAGCGCCGCACGCCGGGGCAGACCACGACGTACACGTTCGACGCCACCGGGACGCACCGGGCGACCTCCACGACACCGCAGGGCGTCACGACGGTGCTGACGGACCTCGCGACCGGGCAGCCGCTGCAGGTCACCGACCCGGACGGCACGCAGGTGTCGATGCGGTACGACGCCCAGGGCCGGTTGACGTCGGTGGTGCTGCCGGGCGACACGGCCGCGCTGCCGTCCCGGACGTACGCCTACACGGACGCCGTGCCGGGGGTGGTGGCGATCCGCCGCCGACTGCGGCACGGGCAGCCGGAGACCGGGGACAGCGCGATCGTGTTCGACGGTCTCGGTCGCGAGCAGGAGCGCCGCGAGGTGCTCACCGCGGGACGGGTCATCGTCAGTGGGCACGTCGTCCGCACCCCCTTCGGCGACGTCGCCGCCGAGTACGACCCGACGACTGGCACCGACCTCGCCTACTCTCCGGTGACGCCGGCCGACCTGGCCGGGCGCACGAGCCGCCGGTTCCGGTACGACAGCCAGGGCCGGCCGGTCGAGACGCTCGACCACGACGGCGCGACGTCGTCCACCCGGTACACCCCGTTCGAGATCGCCAGCACCGACGCGCTGGGCGTCGTCCGGCTGGACCGGATGGACGCCGCGCACCGGCGGGTCGCGGTCGTCGAGGACGGGCCCGACGGCCCGGTGACCACGACCTACACGCCGGATGCGACGGGGCACCTGGCCGTGCACTCCGACGACCACGACGTGGTCGCCCGGTACGCCTACGACGGGCTGGGGAACCGGGTCGAGGTCGCGCACCGGGACGCCGGCACCTGGGTCACGCTGCACGACGCCCGCGGGCGCGCGGTGCAGGTCGTCGACCCGGCGGGGACGGTGATGGGCGCGGACTACGACGGCCTGGGCCGGATCGTGTCGTTCGCCGTCGACGGCGACGTGCGCGAGACGTACACCTACGACCACGTGGCCAGCCACGGGCTGGGCCGGCTGCGCACCGCCGCCTACCCGGGTGGCAGCCAGACCTTCGGGTACGACGCGCAGGGGCGGATCGCGACCCGCAGCTACGCGGTGGACGGGCACGCCGCGCCGTACCTGCTGACGTTCGAGCGGGATGCGCTGGGGCAGCTGACCCGGCTGGTCCAGCCCGACGGCAGCGACGTCGTCTACCAGCGCTACGACAACGGGCTGGTCCGGTCGGTGCCCGGGGTGCTGACCGCGATCGACTACGAGCCGCGCCGGCTGGCCACGTCGGTGGCGTACGCCAACGGGGCGGTCCGCACCACCACCTACTCGCCGGGCACCGGCCGGGTCGCCACCCAGCGGACCGAGGGGCCGGGTGGCACGGTGCTCGAGGACGCCACCTACGGCTACGACGCGCTCGGGCAGTGCACCACGCTCGACGAGTCCACCCCCGGCGCCACCGGCCAGGTGACCTACGCGTACGACACCTTGCGGCAGCTGGTCGCGGTCACCGACGCCCGACCGGGCGGGGTGGACGCCGCGTTCGGCTACCAGGCCCGCACGCTGCTGGACCAGGGCGAGGACGGCGCGGTGCTCACCGCGGACGACGCCGACCACCCGACCCGGCCGGACACCCTCGCGCTCGGTGCGGGTGCGCCGTCCGACCTGACGTACGACGTCGCGGGACGACTGGCCGCGCTGCCCGGCCGGGCGCTGCGCTGGGACGCCAAGGGCCAGCTGGTCGGCGTTGACAAGCCGGGGACGCGGATCGACTACGGCTACGACCACCGGGGGGCGCGGGTGCGCAAGACCGTCACCGCCGGCGCGGTGGTGACCGACACCGTGTTCCTCGGCCCGTACGCGGAGGTCCGGGACGGCGTCCTGGTCCGGTACGTCGTCCTGCAGGGGCTGCGGGTGGCGGTGGACCACGGCGGTACCCGGCACTGGATCCACACCGACCCGCGGGCCAGCGCGACGTTCTTCACCGACGCGGCGGGCACCCGGATCGCGCGCATCGACTACCGCGCCTTCGGCAACTCGGCCAAGGCCGCGGGCCAGGCGCCGCTGCAGGTGTTCGCGTTCCAGGAGTGGGACGCCGACGCGGAGCTGTACTACGCCCAGCGCCGGTGGTACTGCGCGACGCTCGGGCGGTTCGTCAGCCCGGACGGCTACTACCTGCACCGGCCTGAGAAGGGCGTGGACGACCCCCGCCGCCTGGACCTGTACACCTACTGCGCCAACGACCCGGTGAACAACGTCGACCCGGACGGCGCCAGCTTCTGGACGGTGCTCGGCGGCATCGTCGGGGTGATCATCGGGATCGCCGTGGCGGTGCTGACCATCGCGGCCTTCGCCAGCGGGATCGGGTTCGGGTTGCTGGCGATCGGGCTGATCATCGGCCTGACCATCGCCGGCTACGCCGGGGCCTCGGCCGCCAAGGGCACCGCGTTCGGCGACTTCATGAAGGGCATGCTGATCGGCTTCAACGCGGGACTGAACGCGGTGTTCGCCACCGCGCTGTTCGGCCCGTTCGTCGGTGTCGCGCTGGGCGTCATCGGGTTCCTCAGCGTGTTCGACGGGATCCGGCAGAACGGCGCGTACCAGGTCATCCTCGGCTGGAGCAGCTGGTTGATGCCGACCACCTGGCTGGTCAACGGGCTCGGCCTGGCCTTCTTCGCGGTCAACCTGATCCTGGCCGGGGTGACCGGCAACCAGGTGGCGGGCCTGGCGATCACCTCGATCAGCTTCGACGCCGCGACCTGCAGCTTCGTGATGAAGGGCGGCGCGCTCTCTGACGCCAACCCGATCAACACCGCCTACGACATGGGCCACTTCGTGTTCGTCGACTCCAAGAACACCAGTCCGGACGGCGACGTCCCGCACGAGACCGGGCACGGGCTGAGCCTGGGCGCGTTCGGCTCCGCGGTCCACCTGATCGGGTTCGTCGACGAGATGATCCTGGGCAACGGCGGGTCCGCGTGGACCGAGCAGATGGCCGACAGCCACGCGGGCATCGGCACCGACGACACCTGGACGTGA